AGGCGTTCCCGGCGCGCGCCATGAGGGTCCCGTCGGGCCCCCTCAGGACGCCGGCGTAGGCCTCGAACCCCACGTGCTCCCTCACCCAAGCGACGATGTCGGCGGGCTCCTCGAACGCCAACGCCGAGCCCAGCGCGTCCGCGTCGAAGGCCGTGCGGTCTATCGACGACCTGATGGCCCGCAACGCGCCTAGCGCCTCCTCCAGGCTGTCGAGGACGGCGTTCGCGCCGGCTTCGCTGTGCGCCAGAACGTACGGCATGGGCGGGTTCAGAAGCACCAGCCCCACCGTCAGCGCAGCGACCAAGGTGGCTCGGGTGGCCCTGGCGGCGGCAGGGGCGGTCACGACGTCCCCTTGGCCTGCGTCGGGAGCGGCTCCGTCGCCACGGGCTCCGCCGTCGCCGGGGTCCGCGGCCGATCGCACGGCCGCGAGCGACGGCTGGCCGTGGAGCATCCCCCGGTGCGCCCGGGGCGCATCGCCTGCCGGTGCCACCGGACACCCAGGTACAGGAGGTCGTTGGACACGTCACCGCTCCCTTCCCGCTCGCGCCGCGAGCGTGGCCACGCCGGGAAGCCTAAGTACGGAGCGTCAACGACGCGTCAACCCGCCGACGACATGAGAGGGGGCGACCCGTGTTTCCCCGGGTCGCCCCGCTCAGGAGGGAACTTCGCCGCTTCCGGCCCGTGCGCAAGCCGGGAGCCGCCAGGTCGAACGCGGGCTAGCCGCCCGCGATAACCTGCAGGATCGCGCCGACCGCAGCCGCAGCGGCCTGCACCGCCAGCAGCGACTGCTGGGTCACGCCCTGCGCCGCCAGCTGCCTGGCGCTCTCGACGAGCGCCTGCAGGTCGGCGCCCTGCGGGTGCGAGGAGAGGTCGTTCATGATGCCCGCGCCCTGGCCTCCGCAGGGGTTGCCCCAGTCGGCGTTGAACCCCTCGCCGCCCTCGCCGACGATGCAGTTCAGGACGTGGCCGAGGTGCCGTGAGGCCATGGCGAGGTCCTCGGCGCCGGCGCTGAAGCCGGAGTGCTGGATCGCCGTCTGGAGCTCGGTGGCGAGCGCGCCCGAGGGCGCCTCGATCATCTGGGAAGAGACGTAGCCCAGGCCGAGGGCGAGGGCGAGCGCGGCGGCGGTCTTGATCAGTGTCCTCTTCACGTTCCTACCTCCCATGGCTGGGCTGTTCACTCTGCGGGCGGTGCGTCGATGACGAAGGCCTCGAGCGCCTCCTCGTCGGGCGGCAGCTCGGCGTCGCCGGGCGGGAAGCCGTTGCTGGCGAGCACGTGCGCGATGACGTCGGCGTACTGCTGCGGCTCGAGGCTGCCCGGCGCGTTGAAGGGCATGTTCGTGCTGACGAACCTGAAGAGGGCGGCCAGGCTCATGCCCTGCCACGACTCGTCGAGCGGGTCGAGCCGCGGGCCCATGCCGCCCTGGAGCGCTGGTCCGTGGCAGCCGGAGCAGCGCGCCGCGAACACCTCGGCCCCGCGCGCCGCCTGCTCCTCGGTGTAGGCGCCGGTCGAGACGCCGACCTGCGCGGGCGCCGCCTGGGCCGCCGGCGGGCCGTAGTCCTCTCCCCCGTACCGACCGGCCAGCGCGAGCGCGGTGAGAGCCAGCACCGCGGCCACCGCCGCGCCCAGCCACACGTAGACGTTGCTGCCTCCCTGCGGAGATCCACT
This genomic window from Trueperaceae bacterium contains:
- a CDS encoding cytochrome c — protein: MASGSPQGGSNVYVWLGAAVAAVLALTALALAGRYGGEDYGPPAAQAAPAQVGVSTGAYTEEQAARGAEVFAARCSGCHGPALQGGMGPRLDPLDESWQGMSLAALFRFVSTNMPFNAPGSLEPQQYADVIAHVLASNGFPPGDAELPPDEEALEAFVIDAPPAE